A genomic stretch from Corynebacterium faecale includes:
- a CDS encoding ABC transporter permease, which translates to MIRLNLRLNRTMIIWWSLGLWTFLAVTPPAYLQYYPTLADRGPLVDGMRDNMGTRAMYGFFPPPGTIGQFTTWETGAWTCVLAAVMGVLLITAMHRGAELRGEAELLQSTGIPRSRILSAALVTSLLIAVLVGVGSTLILLALRYLSTDEITVEGSVTYGIMTTLTMAGFIALTSILQSLWGRNTNLARLGLLSVAVAFLLRMFADTYDSVFANSLNWISPLGWRTVIMPFTDDDWVAIAILTVACAALLAVALLLDRIREFNSALIPASATRRSRPRRIGGLVGLNLLTSRGATIAWSLTCGIIIVSILPLVDSLIPLIEQEDSTLVVIQQLLPEGELQTEFIVYVFQMVAVLVAVAVTQPLVGYITDEKSRLIDTVRAVGVPRYAPLLGAVVTALVNAISCAALATVGGLIALRIQNGEVEDGDAVVLMAGFSMVLQTFIFVGIATLLAGWAPRLIQLAWVPVVAAAAVTTLGLILGLSEAQIDLSPLSHTLSATGENMETLRVFAGLGLIGVFAGLIGTWKREIR; encoded by the coding sequence ATGATCCGCCTCAACCTCAGACTGAATCGCACCATGATCATCTGGTGGTCGCTGGGCCTGTGGACCTTTCTTGCTGTCACGCCTCCCGCTTATCTCCAGTATTATCCCACTCTGGCCGATCGCGGCCCGCTTGTGGACGGCATGCGCGACAACATGGGCACCCGGGCGATGTATGGCTTCTTCCCACCCCCTGGCACCATCGGTCAGTTCACCACCTGGGAGACCGGTGCCTGGACCTGTGTCCTCGCCGCGGTGATGGGTGTCCTCCTCATCACCGCGATGCACCGTGGCGCGGAGTTGAGGGGCGAGGCGGAGCTCCTCCAGTCAACCGGCATCCCGCGATCCAGGATCCTCAGCGCAGCTCTGGTGACATCCCTCCTCATAGCGGTGCTGGTGGGCGTGGGCAGCACACTCATCCTGCTTGCCCTGCGCTACCTGAGCACCGATGAAATCACCGTCGAGGGGTCGGTCACTTACGGAATAATGACCACCCTGACCATGGCTGGTTTCATCGCACTAACCAGCATTCTCCAATCCCTGTGGGGGAGGAACACCAACCTGGCACGCCTGGGCCTGCTGTCCGTTGCGGTCGCGTTCCTGCTCAGAATGTTCGCGGACACCTATGATTCAGTATTCGCCAACTCCCTCAATTGGATTTCACCGCTGGGGTGGCGCACGGTTATCATGCCGTTCACCGACGATGACTGGGTGGCCATCGCCATCCTCACGGTGGCCTGTGCAGCGCTGCTCGCAGTGGCGCTGCTGCTCGATCGGATCCGTGAGTTCAACTCCGCGCTTATCCCGGCCAGCGCCACCAGACGTTCCCGACCGCGCAGGATCGGAGGCCTCGTCGGCCTCAATCTCCTGACCAGCCGGGGCGCCACCATCGCGTGGTCGCTCACATGCGGAATCATCATCGTCTCCATCCTCCCGCTGGTGGACTCGCTGATCCCGCTGATCGAACAGGAAGATTCCACCCTGGTGGTCATCCAACAACTCCTGCCGGAGGGCGAACTACAGACAGAATTCATCGTCTACGTCTTCCAGATGGTGGCCGTGCTGGTCGCCGTGGCGGTGACACAACCACTCGTGGGATATATTACGGACGAAAAATCAAGGCTTATCGACACCGTCCGTGCGGTCGGCGTTCCCCGGTACGCGCCCCTTCTGGGCGCGGTGGTAACGGCGTTGGTGAACGCAATCAGCTGTGCGGCACTAGCAACGGTGGGTGGTCTCATCGCACTGCGCATCCAGAATGGGGAGGTGGAGGATGGAGACGCGGTCGTCCTCATGGCGGGCTTCTCCATGGTTCTGCAGACCTTCATCTTCGTCGGCATCGCCACCTTGTTGGCGGGGTGGGCGCCACGTCTGATCCAGCTGGCATGGGTGCCCGTGGTTGCAGCGGCTGCCGTCACCACCTTGGGTCTGATCCTGGGTTTGTCAGAAGCGCAGATCGATCTCTCGCCACTGTCGCACACTCTCAGCGCAACGGGGGAGAACATGGAGACCCTGAGGGTGTTCGCGGGGCTGGGCCTAATCGGGGTCTTCGCAGGCCTGATCGGAACCTGGAAACGCGAGATCCGCTAG
- a CDS encoding Rieske (2Fe-2S) protein, with product MSQSTPACSRRTFLLGTATTFAGAFLAACGSNPPKEVEATEVPVGSAVILGSVIIAQPTEGEFVAYSSACPHQGQFITKVEGDVVTCTKHNSKFSIVDGSLISGPSQSGLRDANLTQEGDTLSASVI from the coding sequence ATGAGCCAGTCAACGCCAGCCTGTAGCCGTCGCACCTTCCTCCTGGGAACAGCCACCACCTTCGCCGGGGCATTCCTCGCTGCCTGTGGAAGCAATCCACCCAAAGAGGTGGAAGCCACTGAGGTCCCTGTGGGAAGTGCGGTGATTCTCGGTTCGGTGATCATCGCGCAGCCCACGGAAGGGGAGTTCGTCGCTTATTCTTCGGCCTGCCCCCACCAGGGTCAGTTCATCACCAAGGTGGAGGGTGACGTGGTCACCTGCACCAAACACAACTCCAAGTTCTCCATCGTGGATGGTTCCCTCATCTCAGGTCCCTCCCAGAGTGGATTACGGGACGCTAACCTGACCCAGGAGGGCGACACTCTTAGCGCGTCGGTCATCTAA
- a CDS encoding NADH:flavin oxidoreductase/NADH oxidase, whose translation MTSLFSPITLRGLDIRNRVWMAPMCQYQVTTHDGVPQEWHAVHYGARAAGGFGLIVVEATGVSPEGRISPACTGLWNDEQVQAWKRITDFAHSQGTPIGVQLNHAGRKASTHPWLPGQPSGTVPVADGGWETVGPSAVAQNGLDIPREMTLEDIHKVIDDFVAASRRAVEAGFDTIEIHGAHGYLLHQFLTPLANTRTDDYGGTFDNRTRLIREVVVAVRAAIPEGMPLLVRLSATDWIKDEPSWDADQTVRLVHVLKDLGVDAVDISTGGAASASIPVGPGYQVEFAARVKKEVGIPTSAVGLITEPRQAQTLIDEGLADIVTLGRAVLRDASWPLRAAHELGLSTEEIPYPASYWRGVWSH comes from the coding sequence ATGACTTCACTCTTCTCCCCCATCACGCTCCGCGGGCTGGACATTCGGAACCGCGTCTGGATGGCACCCATGTGTCAGTATCAGGTCACCACTCACGACGGGGTTCCACAGGAATGGCATGCGGTCCATTATGGTGCCCGCGCTGCCGGAGGATTTGGCCTCATCGTGGTGGAGGCGACCGGAGTGAGCCCGGAAGGTCGCATCTCCCCCGCGTGTACCGGGCTCTGGAATGACGAACAGGTTCAGGCATGGAAGCGCATCACCGACTTTGCCCACTCTCAGGGCACGCCCATCGGAGTTCAACTCAACCATGCGGGGCGTAAGGCGAGCACGCATCCCTGGCTCCCCGGTCAGCCCAGTGGCACGGTGCCGGTTGCGGATGGTGGCTGGGAGACGGTTGGTCCCAGTGCCGTTGCGCAGAACGGCTTGGATATTCCCCGCGAGATGACGCTGGAGGATATTCACAAAGTCATCGATGATTTTGTGGCGGCATCACGTCGGGCGGTTGAGGCGGGCTTTGACACCATTGAGATCCACGGCGCCCACGGCTACCTGCTTCACCAGTTCCTCACCCCGCTGGCCAACACGCGCACCGATGATTACGGCGGAACCTTCGATAACCGGACACGCCTTATCCGCGAGGTGGTCGTGGCCGTCCGTGCTGCGATCCCCGAAGGCATGCCCCTGCTGGTCCGTCTCTCTGCAACCGATTGGATCAAGGACGAACCTTCTTGGGATGCCGATCAGACCGTCAGGCTTGTTCATGTGCTCAAGGATCTCGGCGTGGACGCGGTTGATATTTCCACCGGCGGTGCCGCCTCGGCATCCATCCCCGTCGGGCCCGGTTATCAGGTGGAGTTCGCCGCGCGGGTGAAAAAGGAGGTGGGGATCCCGACCTCTGCGGTCGGTCTCATCACTGAGCCCCGCCAGGCTCAGACGCTTATCGACGAAGGGCTGGCCGACATCGTTACCCTCGGGCGTGCTGTTCTGAGGGACGCGTCGTGGCCACTTCGGGCTGCTCACGAATTGGGACTCTCCACGGAAGAGATCCCCTACCCCGCCTCCTACTGGCGTGGAGTGTGGTCACACTAG
- a CDS encoding bile acid:sodium symporter family protein, which produces MLERLKRLDPLIVLIILAVIVAIIIPASGTFAEWFDVAVKIAIALLFFLYGARLSTQEALNGLKHWRLHLTILAITFVIFPLIGIGLEPLTFFISDDIYMGILFLTLVPSTVQSSVAFTSIAKGNVAGSIVAASLSNLAGVFFTPLLVMLLMTTGGRAEIDLRVFVDISIQLLLPFIIGQLARRWVKGFAANKATKIVDRGSIAMVVYSAFSAGMVAGIWSTVSVWDLAFIIVFSIALVMAMLWLSMFIAERIGFNRGDSIAVQFCGTKKSLATGLPMAAVIFGGANVGLLILPLMIFHQIQLMICAWLAARYGREAEEQKANTTS; this is translated from the coding sequence ATGCTTGAACGCCTGAAACGGTTGGATCCGTTAATCGTCCTGATCATCCTGGCGGTGATCGTTGCCATCATCATTCCGGCGAGTGGAACATTCGCGGAGTGGTTCGATGTGGCAGTGAAGATCGCCATCGCCCTGCTCTTCTTCCTTTATGGCGCGCGATTGTCCACACAGGAGGCGCTGAATGGTCTGAAGCACTGGCGACTCCACCTGACTATCCTCGCCATCACCTTCGTGATCTTCCCCCTCATCGGCATCGGCCTGGAGCCGTTGACGTTCTTCATCTCCGATGACATCTACATGGGAATCCTCTTCCTCACGTTGGTGCCGTCCACCGTGCAGTCGTCGGTGGCGTTTACGTCGATAGCCAAGGGCAATGTCGCGGGCTCCATTGTTGCGGCGTCGCTGTCGAACCTGGCGGGCGTCTTCTTCACGCCTCTGTTGGTGATGCTGTTGATGACCACCGGTGGGAGAGCGGAGATTGATCTCCGGGTGTTCGTGGATATCTCCATTCAGTTGCTCCTGCCGTTCATTATCGGGCAGCTCGCCAGGCGCTGGGTGAAGGGCTTCGCAGCCAACAAGGCCACCAAGATCGTGGATCGCGGTTCGATCGCCATGGTTGTCTACTCTGCCTTCTCCGCGGGCATGGTCGCCGGAATCTGGTCCACGGTTAGTGTGTGGGATCTGGCGTTCATCATCGTGTTTTCGATCGCGCTGGTCATGGCCATGCTGTGGTTGTCCATGTTCATCGCAGAACGCATCGGCTTCAACCGGGGTGATTCCATCGCAGTCCAGTTTTGTGGCACGAAGAAATCCCTGGCCACGGGCCTACCCATGGCAGCTGTCATCTTCGGTGGTGCGAATGTGGGTCTACTCATCCTCCCGCTGATGATCTTCCATCAGATTCAGCTCATGATCTGCGCCTGGCTTGCTGCCCGTTATGGCAGGGAAGCTGAGGAGCAGAAAGCCAACACGACCAGCTAG
- the trpB gene encoding tryptophan synthase subunit beta — MTTTSRQTLINAYFGEYGGQVVPDVLLPALDELEKAYVAAIEDPEFQKELNDLYTNYLGRPTPITECANLPLEGQGRGVARIFLKREDLVHGGAHKGNQTIGQALLAKRLGKTRLIAETGAGQHGTATAMVAALFGMKCTVYMGAKDVARQQPNVYRMRLMGAEVVAVDEQSGNGLSSAIDVAINDWVTNLEDTHYLLGTAAGPHPFPTLVKDYHSVISRESREQMLERTGALPGAVVACVGGGSNAIGAFAQYLEDQPGNSDVRLIGVEPAGYGFDTPLHGAPIHEGNKLNLHGSHSYALVDDEGNLRNSHSVSAGLDYPGVGPEHAHLKDTGRAEYVGATDAEALQAFRMLSRYEGIIPALESSHALAHALKMAAEATEPINILVNLSGRGDKDVAYVRQLLGDHAALDPATDILTEVDVLGVLDDLTPQGNTD, encoded by the coding sequence ATGACCACCACCTCACGTCAGACCCTCATCAATGCCTACTTCGGCGAATACGGAGGACAGGTAGTCCCAGACGTCCTCCTCCCAGCACTCGATGAACTGGAGAAGGCCTATGTGGCGGCCATCGAAGATCCTGAGTTCCAGAAGGAGCTCAACGATCTCTACACCAACTACCTGGGACGTCCGACCCCGATCACCGAATGTGCGAACCTGCCTCTCGAGGGGCAGGGGAGGGGAGTGGCGCGGATCTTCCTCAAGCGGGAGGATCTGGTCCACGGCGGTGCACACAAGGGTAACCAGACCATCGGTCAGGCGCTGCTGGCGAAGCGTCTGGGCAAGACCCGACTCATCGCAGAGACCGGCGCCGGCCAGCATGGCACCGCCACCGCGATGGTGGCAGCACTCTTCGGCATGAAGTGCACCGTGTACATGGGGGCCAAGGACGTCGCCCGACAGCAGCCGAATGTTTACCGCATGCGCCTCATGGGTGCTGAGGTGGTGGCTGTGGATGAACAGTCCGGCAACGGACTCAGCTCCGCCATCGACGTGGCCATCAATGACTGGGTGACCAATCTGGAGGACACCCACTATCTGCTGGGTACCGCTGCCGGCCCACACCCGTTCCCCACACTGGTCAAGGATTATCACTCGGTGATCTCGCGTGAATCCAGGGAGCAGATGCTGGAGCGCACCGGTGCGCTTCCCGGTGCCGTGGTCGCCTGTGTCGGTGGCGGATCCAACGCCATCGGTGCCTTCGCACAGTACCTGGAGGATCAGCCGGGCAACTCCGATGTCCGCCTCATCGGGGTGGAACCGGCCGGTTATGGTTTCGACACCCCACTGCACGGTGCCCCGATCCACGAGGGCAATAAGCTCAACCTCCACGGTTCGCATTCCTACGCGCTGGTGGATGATGAAGGCAACCTCCGCAATTCCCACTCCGTCTCAGCCGGCCTGGATTATCCCGGTGTGGGCCCGGAACACGCACACCTCAAGGACACCGGCCGCGCAGAATACGTGGGAGCCACAGATGCCGAGGCGCTGCAGGCTTTCCGCATGCTCTCCCGTTACGAGGGCATCATCCCAGCCCTTGAATCCAGCCATGCGCTGGCCCACGCACTCAAGATGGCCGCCGAGGCGACCGAACCCATCAACATCCTGGTCAACCTCTCCGGCCGTGGCGACAAGGATGTCGCCTATGTCCGCCAGCTCCTGGGCGATCATGCGGCCCTGGACCCGGCCACCGATATCCTCACTGAGGTTGATGTCCTCGGCGTGCTGGATGACCTGACCCCGCAGGGCAACACCGACTAG
- a CDS encoding McrB family protein, producing MIDKNGHPLLRGLGQKFLHHCLVDQKSILTDELIWTQENFLELKDRYTDNPIETSESFDIKIVTQLQGASNGARLLFGELYLLHLLVLINVNPATKISRVEAVTSLCDPPVRVTDEVRNAINAGGVLNGGTGYNTSRFRQFWDLIDFGVIFSALTEDERTATASDPEQLAAVIFRDSGEPKNRAPQIRRAISFLFMPEHFAPITSASHLKKIDKHYGHILTPEEATFPLERRVAAALKHIQKEKGRDWYFYDEREDWDPTHATIKDEDDTTEQKQAVVEQDTFQELADELLVDVEWLDGLFEILEAKRQLILYGPPGTGKTFLARKLAASRTADLSFVQFHPSYSYEDFFEGFRPVADETGAVQLKLRHGPLRRLAEKATANPEKEFFLIIDEINRGNLSKIFGELYFLLEYRDEVVELMYSGDHFTLPTNLFIIGTMNSSDRSIALVDSAMRRRFAFIELHPDLNPTHDMLQRWCEGNNVPGGVVGVWKELNRRIGAHADRRDQMIGPSYFMREKATTDEGLNRLWNTEIFPLLDEMFYGQHDRVRKDFALADIRAVANLAAGEQ from the coding sequence ATGATTGATAAAAATGGCCATCCGCTTCTCAGGGGACTGGGGCAGAAATTTCTCCACCACTGTCTGGTAGATCAGAAATCGATACTTACCGATGAGCTGATCTGGACCCAGGAAAACTTCCTGGAACTAAAGGATCGCTATACCGACAATCCCATAGAAACGTCTGAGTCCTTTGACATCAAGATTGTCACCCAGCTCCAAGGAGCCTCTAATGGAGCCCGGTTGCTCTTCGGGGAGCTTTACCTTCTACATCTACTGGTGCTCATCAACGTGAACCCGGCAACGAAGATCTCGCGGGTAGAGGCAGTCACTAGTCTGTGCGACCCTCCAGTGCGAGTGACCGATGAGGTTCGCAATGCGATTAACGCCGGAGGTGTGTTGAACGGTGGTACCGGCTACAACACATCCCGGTTCCGTCAGTTCTGGGACCTCATTGATTTCGGGGTGATTTTCTCCGCTCTGACGGAGGATGAGAGGACAGCAACCGCCTCGGATCCAGAACAACTCGCGGCAGTAATTTTCCGTGATAGTGGGGAGCCGAAGAATCGGGCTCCACAGATCCGGCGGGCAATCAGTTTCCTTTTCATGCCCGAGCATTTCGCCCCGATCACTTCTGCCAGCCACCTGAAGAAGATCGATAAGCATTATGGCCACATCCTCACTCCGGAAGAGGCAACCTTCCCTTTGGAGAGACGTGTCGCCGCCGCGCTGAAGCATATACAAAAGGAGAAGGGGAGGGACTGGTACTTCTACGACGAGCGCGAAGATTGGGATCCCACGCATGCCACCATCAAGGATGAAGATGACACTACAGAGCAAAAACAGGCAGTGGTAGAACAAGATACCTTTCAAGAACTCGCCGATGAACTCCTCGTGGATGTTGAGTGGCTCGACGGATTGTTTGAGATCCTCGAGGCCAAGCGGCAGTTGATTCTCTATGGACCGCCCGGGACCGGAAAGACTTTCCTGGCCCGGAAACTGGCTGCCAGCCGCACCGCAGATCTCTCTTTCGTGCAGTTCCATCCCTCCTATTCGTATGAGGATTTCTTTGAGGGATTCCGTCCGGTCGCCGACGAGACGGGCGCGGTTCAGCTCAAGCTCCGGCACGGACCTCTGCGCCGGCTCGCAGAGAAGGCCACCGCCAATCCGGAGAAGGAGTTCTTCCTCATCATCGATGAGATCAACCGCGGCAACCTGTCCAAGATCTTCGGTGAGTTGTACTTCCTACTCGAGTACCGGGATGAGGTGGTGGAGTTGATGTACAGCGGGGACCACTTCACTCTGCCCACAAACCTCTTCATCATCGGAACCATGAACTCCAGTGATCGCTCCATCGCACTGGTCGATTCCGCCATGAGGCGTCGCTTCGCATTCATAGAACTGCACCCCGACCTGAACCCCACCCATGACATGCTCCAAAGGTGGTGCGAAGGAAATAATGTGCCAGGTGGTGTGGTCGGCGTGTGGAAGGAACTCAACCGCCGGATCGGCGCCCATGCAGACCGACGTGATCAGATGATCGGCCCGAGCTATTTCATGAGGGAAAAGGCCACCACCGACGAAGGACTGAACAGGCTGTGGAACACCGAGATCTTCCCACTTCTGGATGAGATGTTCTACGGTCAGCACGATCGCGTGCGAAAGGACTTCGCGCTCGCCGATATCCGTGCCGTTGCCAACCTGGCAGCGGGGGAGCAGTGA
- a CDS encoding McrC family protein has product MTRHLHWREASTYSRVELNPMEASWLITERIAEVRPTTVAGIVDVVVGNVCGVVSVGDLRISIAPKLPVNSIIWMMLYARTGMVWRPETSALGSSDLIEGLAEVYALMLGDATRTGLLRGYQTVENTDFTLRGRIRMADQLSRHHGQLIPLEIEHDDYNHNIPENRILRSAIDVMLEVLTWDQHQSTAIRKLQNLRALFVNVEPLTPGTLRPLWQPGRLNERFIPVITLAEFILEHTGIQVHAGELGAQGIILKMWEVFEDFVASALRREAPGFTTHTQYKIHLDTESDYPIYPDLVLTDGGAVVAVMDTKYKVGAPKSQDLYQALSYAVTLGLTEATLIYPQARPIQRINVNRSGISIRIMGIDLSREPDAILQSVRELARPTAP; this is encoded by the coding sequence GTGACCCGCCACCTCCACTGGAGGGAGGCATCTACCTACTCCCGCGTGGAGCTCAATCCCATGGAAGCCTCCTGGCTGATCACCGAGAGGATTGCAGAGGTGAGGCCAACCACGGTGGCGGGCATCGTTGATGTGGTGGTGGGCAATGTGTGTGGGGTGGTGTCAGTTGGTGATCTCCGAATCAGTATCGCCCCCAAGCTTCCGGTGAACTCGATTATCTGGATGATGCTCTACGCACGCACGGGGATGGTGTGGCGCCCTGAAACCTCCGCTCTTGGTTCCTCGGATCTGATCGAGGGCCTGGCCGAGGTATACGCCTTGATGCTGGGTGATGCCACCAGGACCGGCCTGCTTCGCGGTTATCAGACTGTGGAGAACACCGACTTCACTCTCCGGGGTCGGATACGGATGGCCGATCAACTCAGCCGCCATCATGGCCAACTCATTCCCCTGGAGATTGAGCATGATGATTACAACCACAACATCCCTGAGAACCGTATCCTGCGATCTGCCATTGATGTGATGCTGGAGGTGCTGACGTGGGATCAACACCAGTCGACGGCAATCCGGAAGCTACAGAATCTCCGGGCACTCTTCGTCAACGTTGAGCCACTCACCCCGGGTACCCTGAGGCCGTTGTGGCAACCAGGCCGACTCAACGAACGCTTCATTCCGGTTATCACGCTGGCTGAATTCATCCTGGAACACACCGGCATCCAGGTGCATGCGGGGGAGCTGGGAGCCCAAGGAATCATTCTGAAAATGTGGGAGGTGTTCGAGGATTTCGTAGCCAGTGCCCTGCGACGGGAGGCTCCAGGGTTCACCACCCACACGCAATACAAGATCCATCTGGATACAGAGTCTGACTATCCGATCTACCCGGATCTGGTCCTCACCGACGGGGGAGCGGTAGTGGCGGTGATGGACACCAAGTACAAAGTCGGCGCTCCGAAGTCCCAGGATCTTTATCAGGCACTGTCCTATGCCGTGACGCTGGGCCTTACCGAAGCCACCTTGATCTACCCACAGGCGAGGCCCATCCAGAGGATCAACGTCAACCGATCAGGGATCAGCATTCGCATCATGGGCATCGATCTCTCCCGCGAACCCGATGCGATTCTGCAGAGCGTGAGGGAACTGGCTCGACCCACAGCACCCTGA
- a CDS encoding NAD(P)/FAD-dependent oxidoreductase, translated as MSAQLPSAVDVLVVGGGPAGLSAATWLGRYQRLTLVVDAGQQRNLPADHAHGLLGRDPITAQQLLADAHADLRQYPTVSIHRGSVSVLRREEDGLFHAVVDGTGITAQRVVLATGVRDSFPEITGFRDHYGTDVFHCLACDGLTAQNQRVIVLGAGAHVPAYAAELLDWADSVSIINTPDAPFTEEQRAVLSGHGIEVMEGMPESLIGEPGALTGVRLANGEVINGSKVFFSYAHHPTNELATQLGCEVDAEGQIVVNSLFLTSVDGVYAAGDITVGLQLIPIAIGTGTTAGIACATSLRGHHTHPAASNPAPPTERFSAP; from the coding sequence ATGAGTGCTCAGCTTCCCTCCGCCGTGGACGTGCTTGTGGTGGGTGGTGGGCCCGCCGGGCTATCGGCGGCGACCTGGCTGGGCCGCTACCAACGTTTAACCCTGGTGGTTGATGCTGGCCAACAGCGCAACCTGCCCGCTGACCATGCCCACGGATTGTTGGGGCGGGATCCGATTACCGCACAACAACTCCTTGCTGATGCCCATGCCGACCTCCGGCAGTACCCCACGGTGAGCATCCACCGTGGCTCGGTTTCCGTCCTGCGCCGTGAGGAGGATGGTCTGTTCCACGCCGTGGTGGACGGTACCGGAATCACCGCCCAGCGGGTGGTGCTGGCCACCGGTGTGCGTGACAGCTTTCCGGAGATCACCGGATTCCGTGACCACTACGGCACCGATGTATTCCACTGCCTCGCCTGTGATGGCCTCACCGCCCAGAATCAACGGGTGATCGTGTTGGGAGCCGGTGCGCATGTGCCCGCCTATGCTGCGGAGCTGCTCGACTGGGCAGACAGCGTCAGCATCATCAACACCCCGGATGCGCCGTTCACCGAGGAGCAGCGGGCCGTACTTTCTGGTCATGGTATCGAGGTGATGGAGGGCATGCCTGAGAGCTTGATCGGTGAACCCGGAGCCCTCACCGGGGTGCGGTTGGCCAACGGAGAGGTGATTAACGGGAGCAAGGTGTTTTTCTCCTATGCCCACCACCCCACCAACGAGCTGGCCACTCAACTGGGATGTGAGGTCGACGCCGAAGGTCAGATTGTGGTGAATTCTCTCTTCCTCACCAGTGTGGACGGGGTGTACGCCGCAGGCGATATCACGGTGGGTTTGCAGCTGATCCCGATCGCGATCGGCACGGGCACCACCGCGGGCATCGCGTGCGCCACTTCCCTGCGCGGCCATCACACCCACCCCGCCGCCTCTAATCCGGCACCGCCGACGGAGCGGTTCAGCGCCCCTTGA
- a CDS encoding glutamate--cysteine ligase 2 has translation MRTYGVEEELLVVDAVTLTPLPAGDQAVTLSGGNAASGHHITTEFQRERIEIACPPQLTLEDQLETIRAGRVLAEAAANQVGARVVALPTAPGRVTPHLVPDLRFIKISKQFGFTVKEQLTCGYHVHVLVYSREEAVAVLDRIRVWLPVMVALSANSPFWQGVDTNFASYRYQAWNRWPTAGPTDVFGSADAYDLHQKALLDTGVPLDTGMLYFDARVCEHHPTIEVRVADVCLEAEHAAVIATLIRALVETAARDWATGNPAPDVPASILEIWSWQASRYGIDAQLIDPETGAPAPARSVLDRLLNHIRPVLAEYGEQETVEAMVSDILRDGTGARRQRAAYAMRNELIDVTATALDITHRSA, from the coding sequence ATGCGCACCTATGGAGTAGAGGAAGAACTGCTGGTGGTGGATGCAGTCACTCTGACTCCATTGCCAGCCGGGGATCAGGCCGTGACCTTGAGCGGAGGAAATGCGGCAAGCGGGCACCATATCACCACCGAGTTCCAACGGGAACGGATAGAGATCGCCTGCCCGCCGCAGCTCACCCTTGAGGATCAGCTGGAGACAATCAGGGCGGGCCGGGTGTTGGCCGAGGCCGCAGCCAACCAGGTGGGTGCCCGCGTGGTGGCTCTGCCCACCGCCCCGGGTCGTGTGACCCCGCACCTGGTTCCGGATCTGCGTTTCATCAAAATCAGTAAGCAGTTCGGTTTCACGGTGAAGGAGCAACTTACCTGCGGGTACCATGTTCATGTTCTGGTGTACTCCCGCGAAGAGGCCGTGGCGGTGCTGGATCGGATCCGCGTGTGGTTACCGGTCATGGTGGCGCTGAGTGCCAACTCCCCGTTCTGGCAGGGGGTTGATACTAATTTCGCCTCCTACCGCTATCAGGCGTGGAACCGGTGGCCCACCGCCGGCCCAACCGATGTGTTCGGTTCCGCCGACGCATATGACCTCCACCAGAAGGCGTTGCTGGACACCGGGGTTCCGTTGGATACCGGCATGCTCTACTTCGATGCCCGGGTCTGCGAACATCACCCCACCATTGAGGTGCGGGTGGCTGATGTCTGCCTGGAGGCGGAACACGCCGCGGTGATCGCCACGCTGATCCGGGCCCTGGTGGAAACGGCTGCGCGGGACTGGGCGACGGGCAACCCGGCACCTGATGTCCCCGCATCGATCCTGGAGATCTGGTCCTGGCAGGCCAGCCGTTATGGGATTGACGCGCAGCTCATCGATCCGGAAACCGGCGCCCCGGCACCCGCCAGGTCCGTGCTTGACCGGCTGCTGAACCACATCCGTCCGGTGCTGGCGGAATACGGGGAGCAGGAGACAGTCGAGGCGATGGTGTCCGACATCCTGCGCGACGGCACCGGGGCGCGGCGCCAGCGCGCGGCTTATGCGATGCGCAATGAGCTTATCGACGTCACCGCCACCGCCCTGGACATCACCCACCGCAGCGCCTGA